Part of the Temnothorax longispinosus isolate EJ_2023e chromosome 5, Tlon_JGU_v1, whole genome shotgun sequence genome is shown below.
CCCCAACGAAAACTACTTTTAGCATGTAAGTCATTATGAAGGTGAGGATAGATATTACGAACAACAGGGCGACAGTATCCTGTTATGCGAAATCGTGCAAAAAAGTGATGCTATTTGTTATTACGATCAACAACAAAAGGTTGTAGTAATTTCTTGAAGGTACCTTCAAAGTCTAACGTTTAACACAATTTTAACACAATCTTACGTTTTACATCATTACCAAATGATACATTAGAACTCACATAGTAAATTATCGAAATGAAGAGTGTTTCTTGCATGATAATTTCACATAACGAGGATACACTCGTGAGCATGTGTCAAGGGGAGAGACGGGAGAGagcgtatatataatttagtgcTATCGACAAAATTGGAATACGTAACGAGAAAAGcaatttgttataatacaCGAATGGCTGAAACGATATTAAGGgcaaaatttaaagaatttacgattttattcttttaacgcCTTGTCCCCGTGTTTTATTTTGCGCGAAATTAGCAAgcgcattttatttctttatattggataaaattaattaagtgcGAATTGATACTCAGAAATTAAAACAACTCATGTTTGTTTGCAGAACGGCTGTTCTAGTATTACAACATGAAGGGTTTTACGATAACTTATGtgctaataatttaaaacatattccATATAACGGACTGATAATGATTAGggtctttattaatttttgcgttattgattttttgttttatttgttctGTTAACGAAAAGAGggatttcaaaaaaaagataagtttTCCGCGAAAGATGAGACGGTAAATATTTACGGAATAGGTAGATATGGCTTTTAACGGTTTCTTAGGAAAATTTAAGATTCCCTCTCAGCTCAACTGCCACTCGTATAAATACGTTAcacacattattaatttatcatgcTCACATCAACTatattacatacaaatatacatatagatatatgctacttataaatatatatatatatatatatatgtacagtttatatatattttaaattaaaaagtaatgcaaTCAAAGAAGCGTTCGATTTGTACAAGTCTCTAATAGTCTTTcccttttttcattttctatattaagtAGATAAATCAGCTCTATATAACTAAAGATTTTAAGCAGCagttgtgtaaaaataaaaacatttctaaCACAGCTTATGAAAGATTACATGTTTATTATAGGATAGTGCTAcacaattttgaatattaagtatatatttcagaatgAATGCATTTTACAGTATTTTAATCAGAAAATATGCGCTCGTTTCATATATcgtttttatcaaaaaattccaTACCTAGCTATGTCggcaaagcaaatattttcatacTATTATCAATAATGTTGATATTTAAgttcgtttctttttcttttgcttttctttttctttttcttctttctttttttgaattataaatttccatCGTGTACCTTCTGGATAAGACCACCGTGCAATGCATTTGTTCTTAAGTTGAGTTGAAAATCCAGGACGTTGAGGCAGTAGGTAATGAGCGTTTCTAATGAATACAGGATCCACAAAGTATCCGTGCTGATGACTGACAAATTCTATCATACCATCGGTGTCCGTGTCCGTGCGTGCACCTAAGCAAATATGGTTCCATATTTGGAGATGTTGAATCATTTCGCCCAAGCCCACTCCACCAGCATGACCCCATACCGGTTCTataagtaaaacaaaaaaaattgttttattttgttcagCGAAAATCGACTCCACAAGATAATCACtctctaaaataattaaaatgtaatagaagTAATTGTCATTGGTCGCAAACTTACTATTATGCTTCCTCGCCATAAAATATACAGCCAGAGCTTCGTTAACCCCGCCGAGCCTTCCTACATTAATACTCCAGAAATCGGTATCGCCAATTTTCAAGAATTGCTTGAACATGACGCGGTTTGCGCACGTTTTACCGCAGGTCACTTTCACCTTAAGCGTTCTTAACTCATTTAGTATTGTGGTATGTTCTAGGGCATCGTCGGCAGACGTCGGATCTTCTATGCAATAGGGACGAGTTTTCTTGATACCTTTCACAACAGTTATCGCCTTGTTTGCGCTTTCGCAGATTTGACTCGCGTCCACCATCAATCTCACTTTACGGCCTACCACGCTGCGTATCACGTTACACCTATACTCGCTCTCGGGGACTTGGGGACCCACGATAGTCTTGAAACTCGTAAAGTCGAGTTTCTTGAATTTGCTGCAGGCACTTCTAACTTGTTGTTTGCGCAAAGTATACCGTCCAACATCAGACGTATACGTCGGATACCCTTCGCTTCGTAGGgtcttctcctttttctctttatcctGATTCTCCTTGAGCATTTGTATCGCTTCCTCCTTGGTCACCACGTCTGTACTGcacatgtaaaaaatgtccaaaatttaatataatataattaatgtaaaatattaatatagttggatatatttttcaagtttattcGAAGCCACGAACGTCGGGCGAAAGGTTTTCGCTCACATGTATCTAAAATCCACCGTGGAAACAAGCTGTTCGGGGGTCATGTCCGCAAGCAGCTTCCAAACAGGTTTACCCTCGATACGTGCCCACAGGTCCCACAATGCGTTCACGATTGCTGCCGTAGCTAGGTGTACCACACCGCATTCCGGTCCTAGctgaaatatcgaaattacACCCTTTGAGTTATATAACAGtttaattagtataattgATAGTCGCACATCATTCCTTTCGTTACCCATCGTAATTCCACATCGGTCGTTAACTCCCTCCAAAACTTTGCAAAATCCGAATAGATCTCCTCGGTCGTTCGATTCTTCACTCGGAGTTCGAAAATGAGCTTGCACGTTTGCACcactgtaaaatttattattaataatggaaaacaagaaaaagagagagagtgtcaGCGTTAATATATACTTACCAAATTCATTTCCTCTTCCCAGAGTGGCTGCAATGCCATATCCTTTATATTCCGTGGTGTCTGTGTCGAGTATTACGTACGTGCAAGAATGGTCGACGCGATCAAGCTatgatattacaaataaaagttgattaCGTTAACTGTACGCTTAACGATCTGGAGATATAGAAAGCGGATTATGTGCGCGAATAAagtctattttattaacagccaaaatgagaatttaaatcgccagtgaataatgaaaaaatcagCTTAGGTATCGTTtattcgacccaactggctaactttatttaaacaacGTTATTATACGTTTCGATCGTAGAtttcggtccttttcaagcgtctggatacaaattattaattatttaggtATAATGCCCAAACTACgccatatctaaaaaataatttgtgcaTTGAGATACaaggaattaaataaaaataaaaatgtacattgAAACGACATATTCTTTAGTCGTTCGATCGTCGAAGGACTAAAGAATATGTCGTTCCAACgtacatttgtatttttatttaattccttGGATCTCAAcgcacaaattattatttagatgtCGCGTAGTTTGGGCGTTATgcctaaataattaataacttgtATCCAGACGCTTGAAAAGAAACGAAATCtacggtcgaaacgtagcgttgtttaaataaagttggccagttgggtcgaataAACGATACCTAATAagctattttattaacattagaaaattatgaaaattgatatattacaaTGCATACCATTGAATCGCTTGATCCCTCATGCCGCACTGATGTCGGAAATCTTACATCGTGCACCACAATATCAGTGATTTTCCGGCTCATTTTCCTGTATCGCGCAGCAAATTACTTGCAAAACTGACGAGCAAAACTgacgataataataacgtgATTCGGAATAACGTTCGCGAGAAAACGTCCTTTACCCCCCTCTCAGAATACATACCTACCACAATAAATATCGCATATTATCCTATATGAGGTAAATATCtctgtttatatatgtatacatagaaGAACTTGGACCAAGAATAGTCTATAACTTATAAGCCTTATTTCGCATACTCACGATTTTTGAGTGTATCTTATGAactattcaaatttataaaacattcctgctttaaatttttgcgCATTATTATCAAGATTgcactttaatataattttcatacttCTTATCATTactaaatgtttatttaaatagacaTACATAATTTGATTtgtagtttattatttaactatttatgATTTTGACACATGAGTTTCCGATTAACGAATTTCGAAATCGCCACGCGACGATACGCCGCGATTTGGTCGGACTCGTCTTTGTCTATTTTGCCGTTGTCTACTTATTTTATcaaaggaggaagagaaaaggCTACAATAAATGTTGACAGGCGACAGTAAAcgaatctcgagaaatatcttttatgttggcaatgggcgcgttcagcagacacaactgttgcacaactgttgagttcgtcttattaACACTCTGCGTTAATtagttggttctaaaagtaaaagccaatcacgtttgactgctactgagcggcttggtctgctgaacgcgaccaATCCTATGcgtttgataatataaaatataaaacatgattttttcaagagaattaaacgataaaataattttaaaatataattcttgtaTAAATGGCAGGCCAAAACGAGAAAGACGACACAGACAATTTACGAGAAATAACTTTATGTTGACAATGCCATGCGTTTCTTAACACAAGGCATGTGCTCTCTCGAAAAGAattaaacagtaaaaaataaaaaaaattatagaatactATTGCACAATAACGATCGAGGAAAAAAACGAAGCTCCGACAAGTGACACACGATACTGACCGATTCTCAGAAagtatctttatattattgctACGTGTCCTTTACTACTCGAAGGGAATTAGAccataaaaaatcttaaaatgcTCTTGCATAACGATCGTCAACGAGAAAGAGGAAATCTCCAAATTCCGACGGGCGACACTCAACGGAATCTCGAATGATATAATCTTTACATTTACAATGCCATGCGCTTGTGAATGCAGGAAATGCTTTCTCGAAAAGAGTTAGACGAAAAAATGATTTGCGTTATTGTTGCATAATGGTAAACCAGAAAGAGGAAGCTCTAAATGCCGACGCGCGACACTGAactaatattcaaaaatattatacatatagacaAGGTTtgttttatatctataaactAATACATGCCTCttggttaattaaataatttatttcgcaaaataatgtagatatatttcgttttatttgaaaagaacACCGAAcgaatgcataatatatttctcactattactaaataattataatattgtgttattaataaaatttatttattaaaatacacggTAGTATCTCATGCACAgcgatatgtatatgtatctaAAAACTTCATGACATTTTGTTGGCCTAGccagaataataaaaaaagaaactaccTATTAGATATAAACAGATTCAAAATCAAACAGTCAGAATAAGCTGCTATTAATAAGttataagaagaaatttactgacgagattttaataatttgtatcatTTTGAATAGCATCCGTTTTCTActgatttttatgtaatttcgaAGAATAATCTATAAGTAcctgtttattttatttggtaaTAACATATCTGTACTGTATTTTAGTAAGAATTTAAACACACTTACTCTCAAATCGGTTGTACTTTGTTGAACTGACACTTATGCCGATAGTATAGATAAGTTTCTATGGTTTTGAATCAAATTCGATAGAAATATTCACATATATACTCCCTTTTCGCTGAGTGACACATGTGGATGACTTTTCTTCCACTGGTTAATCAAATAGGGGCTAATATTGTGGAGTTCGAGAACCAACTTTTGCAATTTAGAACATTGCTCGAGAATAATGGAAACATTATCAGGTGTTACAAATTTTACGTTTCTTAGATGTAAACGTTTCAAGTTTTTGCACTCCGCCAGTAATTTCAAATTGCGATCAGTGAGgacaatattattcaaatatattttttccagcAGTAGACAGGAAAAAAGCAATCTGCTTAAGCTATCATCAAGGTGTACTCCCCGTTCTTGTCTGTAACAAGAaccatataattattacagaacTTCAATCACAAGAATAAAATCaaagtaactttttcaagaATCTTGcaagagaaacaaattttaataaagaatacataatatacattttgaaagaaaatgtagCACATACATTTTATCAAGATTTGCTATTCGTAAATTCTTACAGTCAGCAAGGGCATTAATACACTTCGATGTAATATAAgctgttttatataaatctattttttgcAAGTCCCGACACGAATTTCCTAACTCTATTGCAACGGTGTCGACTGGGCACTCCTCCCTACTGTAACTCCCCGTAAGTAAACAGCTGGACAAATATAATTCACGcattcctttatttttttgcagtattttgcaaagaCATTGAACTTCTATTTCTGTTGTTTCAAGTTTCAATATTTCCAGGCTCTCTAGATTTTCGAGACATGAAAATCcttcattataaaaatatcctttaatatccatattaaatatcagaaccaactctaaaaaaatatatattggtcATACATGCAacttaacaataattttgatatttgtataatctttatatatatctttatatatatatgtgtatatatatatatatatatatatatatatatatatatatatatatatacctttcaaatttttgcatatctctgaaattttGAATAGGACATCATTGTTGACATCTCTGCATTCAGTGAATCGTAAGCACGTTAAATGCCTGCCGCAATTCTCAAGAAATTGCACGAAATGCGAAGAAGAAAAGTCACATAATGCAAGATctaattgttgcaaatatttacatctaggTGTAAAGTAGCAaagtatatcataaaaataaacacaacAACAGATATTTCGCATGTTCAAACGTGTATATAGTAGAGGGTCCCGTGTTAAATCATAGAAGCGCTTATTTACTTGGTTCATGAGGCATAACGTCTTCAAGTCTAAGTGctttaatatttctagaatTACTTCATCCTGCAAAAGATAAAACACAAAACTTTAGTACATGAgataacattgaaataaatatcattatgaGAAATAGACTTCTTAGAATACTTTACAGAAAGCGCAGAAAAACTGTCAGGTGATAGCTCTTTGGATTCATCAATACGATTCATATAATCAGGGATTACCTTCCTAAGAAGTACAGATGTCTTTTCATTCCCGAAATTATTCTTATGAAAACTGTTTTCTATATCGCTGCAAATAATGTCGGaacaaacttatttttat
Proteins encoded:
- the LOC139812877 gene encoding mitochondrial enolase superfamily member 1-like isoform X2: MSRKITDIVVHDVRFPTSVRHEGSSDSMLDRVDHSCTYVILDTDTTEYKGYGIAATLGRGNEFVVQTCKLIFELRVKNRTTEEIYSDFAKFWRELTTDVELRWLGPECGVVHLATAAIVNALWDLWARIEGKPVWKLLADMTPEQLVSTVDFRYITDVVTKEEAIQMLKENQDKEKKEKTLRSEGYPTYTSDVGRYTLRKQQVRSACSKFKKLDFTSFKTIVGPQVPESEYRCNVIRSVVGRKVRLMVDASQICESANKAITVVKGIKKTRPYCIEDPTSADDALEHTTILNELRTLKVKVTCGKTCANRVMFKQFLKIGDTDFWSINVGRLGGVNEALAVYFMARKHNKPVWGHAGGVGLGEMIQHLQIWNHICLGARTDTDTDGMIEFVSHQHGYFVDPVFIRNAHYLLPQRPGFSTQLKNKCIARWSYPEGTRWKFIIQKKKEEKEKEKQKKKKRT
- the LOC139812877 gene encoding mitochondrial enolase superfamily member 1-like isoform X1 — encoded protein: MSRKITDIVVHDVRFPTSVRHEGSSDSMLDRVDHSCTYVILDTDTTEYKGYGIAATLGRGNEFVVQTCKLIFELRVKNRTTEEIYSDFAKFWRELTTDVELRWLGPECGVVHLATAAIVNALWDLWARIEGKPVWKLLADMTPEQLVSTVDFRYITDVVTKEEAIQMLKENQDKEKKEKTLRSEGYPTYTSDVGRYTLRKQQVRSACSKFKKLDFTSFKTIVGPQVPESEYRCNVIRSVVGRKVRLMVDASQICESANKAITVVKGIKKTRPYCIEDPTSADDALEHTTILNELRTLKVKVTCGKTCANRVMFKQFLKIGDTDFWSINVGRLGGVNEALAVYFMARKHNSKFATNDNYFYYILIILESDYLVESIFAEQNKTIFFVLLIEPVWGHAGGVGLGEMIQHLQIWNHICLGARTDTDTDGMIEFVSHQHGYFVDPVFIRNAHYLLPQRPGFSTQLKNKCIARWSYPEGTRWKFIIQKKKEEKEKEKQKKKKRT
- the LOC139813694 gene encoding F-box/LRR-repeat protein 4-like — encoded protein: MEIEFHEAVYPIRVSIYEVYNPGNVIKIWAQDSSNDRWILLWDGLPQIVPPISRLFSPPLQLCNFKTNILKLEFKHSILDYTKLDAVMLIGTSELILPRNPEESLTDLLKRLNCMYSHHEDVHNLTANYENAHLDIDRLQKNFPEHCIICKSDIENSFHKNNFGNEKTSVLLRKVIPDYMNRIDESKELSPDSFSALSDEVILEILKHLDLKTLCLMNQVNKRFYDLTRDPLLYTRLNMRNICCCVYFYDILCYFTPRCKYLQQLDLALCDFSSSHFVQFLENCGRHLTCLRFTECRDVNNDVLFKISEICKNLKELVLIFNMDIKGYFYNEGFSCLENLESLEILKLETTEIEVQCLCKILQKNKGMRELYLSSCLLTGSYSREECPVDTVAIELGNSCRDLQKIDLYKTAYITSKCINALADCKNLRIANLDKIQERGVHLDDSLSRLLFSCLLLEKIYLNNIVLTDRNLKLLAECKNLKRLHLRNVKFVTPDNVSIILEQCSKLQKLVLELHNISPYLINQWKKSHPHVSLSEKGVYM